agagctgctccagctcgccgtctttcctcttcagctcagcgatctcctgctccagcttctcctgaagctctttgactcgactcacttcagtttcctgctgggatctgacctgctgcttcacatcagagcttcttttctggatgagacggatcagctcagtgaacatcttctcactgtcctccactgctttatcagcagagccattgatggcctccacctcctgttgaagcagcttcacatctttctctcgctcctggattctctgctggatgtttagtcgtctcacctcgagctccttctgcttctcagtcctttctgctgcagctgggactgtttcatggcctttatgttcatccatcaggcagagataacagatactctgctgatcagtacgacagaaaatcttcatcacctcatcatgacgagagcagatgttctcctggagcttcttggagggggccaccagcttgtgtttcttaaatgaaggtgcatcatagtgaggttggaggtgtttctcacagtaagaggCCAGACAGACTAAACAGGACTTGATGgctttcagcttcctcccagtgcagacatcacaggccacatcttcaggtccagcatagcagtgatcagctggagcagcttggagtccagtcttcttcagctgctccactaaagctgctaacatgatgatttttctccaggacaggcctcggtgtgaaagtcttcctgcactgagggcagctgtggattcccttcctgtcctcttcatcccagaaacttttaatacagttcatgcagtagctgtgtccacagggaatagccaccggatccttcagtagatccaaacagatgGAACAAGAAATAGTTTCTCGGTCCAGCTGAACTCCTTTCTGCGCCATTTCTCCTCTCAGTTTCTCTTTGGCAGAAACGAAAGCATTCTGACCTCTGATGTCATAACATACTTTTCTGTAGTGAATGGAGCCTGTCGGCTCTGAAACGTTACAACATGTTTGTTACACCCATCTTCAAACTGCAGATCTAAAGGGGAGGGAACAAGGAAATACATTTACAGTGTTTCAGGAAGAAGAGGGAGGAGTTATCAGGCTTTGACACAGTCCAGGAAGTGGAGCAGTTTGACGTAGATGCTGTTTGTTTAACACTTTGAACATGAACAAAGGAGGCTGattagtttttacatttataatatATGAATgacaagtaaataaaaaagttgTCACACTGTCACACCATGGCACATATTATACCAtgaattgtttttcatttctacaatgttcacattcagacacaaaaattattaaatatttcacaGTTATTAATCCTTCAAATATGAGACATTTGGCTTTCAGACACAGAGCCAGTGTCTTTATCTTTACTGCaagtatttttgtgttttacatcGTTGAATATCAGGTTATATATGctgcaaaatgtgaacatttacaGAATAAAAGGTCAGAATGTGTTGaacaggttttttttcacttataaaatgttttcacaTTCTTGTCTTTTAAACTCGcagatacagaaaaaaaatatttgcaatcAACTGATATTTTCACAAATATATTGAGAGCTGCAGATTTCCAATTCAAATTTTactcttatttattatttttactacttAGAACCACAACTCTGTGACTCCAACCTCAGATCAGTGAATACAAGTGCTGGTGTCATGATCTGGGGTGTCGGTGGTGTTTTGGGGAATGTTTTCTTACTCAAAGCTCAGGTCCTGCCTCCAGGTGAAGTTCTGGGTCTACATCTGCCTCCACATGCGGCTCATTGTCTGCAATCAGCGATGAAGTTTTATGGTCCACCTCAGAGCTCCAGTATTTATCAGATTGTCATCTAAACAGTAGTTTTAAATCAGCCTCCATGTTCTGCTTGCTCCAAATGTTCCTCTGTTTAATTTCACCTTCTTGTGTCTCCAGTTTCCTGCACCTCCAGATCATTATCCACTCACCTCCACTCTTATCTGGATTTCTTCTGTCACTGGTGCTTCCCTCCAACCAGCTGCCTGCCTGAATCTTACCTGCCAGTAGGCGTTGCTCAGTTTCACCCAACTTCCTGTGGAGAATCTGGAAACCTGCCTGTCTGCTTTCCTGCTCACTGTAACCATCCATGACTTCAGAAAAGGTCTCCCTCCCTCCAAAACCCAGATTCACCAGCCTGCTAAGGAAGCAATCTTCTTGCAATACAACTCACCTGCACTGGAAATAATACCACTCTCCTCTGTTACAGTGGATCCAGCCTCTCAAAACTTTCCACCTTGTAATATTTTACAGTTGTCTATCTGTGTCTTTAATGAAATCAGTTTGAGGTTGACACAGGCGTGACTTGAGTCTGCTTGTGGGTCCACTTTCATGCTGGCCTCTCGGCCCTGAAAGCTTAACTTCTCCCTCTCGACTCATAAATTCACGCATTGTGAGCTTCAACTTTTGCAGCACTTTTTAAGAGAAATCTGGTACAAAACTTGTACTTGTAGCTGAAGGGGGACAGGGGGTGATGAGGGGGTTTGTGTGGTTCAATGCAGAGACCATAGGAATTGAGGTCAGCCAATCAGGATATTGATAACTGGTACGTATTGCAGCTCTTTGTGTTGTGTCTTTCTGGGGGTGTCGATCAGAACatgcagcagccaatcaaatgCAGTCCAGTCATTTATTTAGTTGGCTCAGATATTTACACAGCACAGTAATGAAGGGCACAGTACAGGTTTTACAGTCTTTGTAATCTGTGAGTGTGCATAGGTTTGCTCTGAAGAGGAAATAAACAACAAGAAATAACATTTAGATTCATGTCACGTCTGTAGGTTTATATAACAGTTATAATTACTTTAAATAAAACTCGTACACATATTTCTGTGTTAAACTAAGTAGATTCTaactctgacgttacagcgttCACAAAGACAAACACGGTCCAACAGCACCATCTACTGACTACACAGGTTTACAGCAGCGTGATCATGTGACTCTACATTTGCACAAACATGAGTATCAAGCTGCAAACTGTCTGTATCAGTGTTTCCATTCTGAAGACCTGGAGaagttttacaaaataaaatacatatgaAATAAACTAATAAATCACAACACTTTAAGATTACAATATTTAATTAAGTAAGCAATTCATGATTTCCAACTTATGAGGACAACAGTCTATTCATAAATTTACATAATAAAGTATATGAATTGTCTGAATGACTATAATCATCAATATTTAAAGACATgattaaagacaaaaataaatcagtaaaaCTGTGTCCACAAGCACAAAaaagctgagtttattaaaagaaaaatcattattGAACCTcttataaatgtaaaaatgctgcaaatgtTTGCTAAAAATAGATCCACAACCTGCTTAATAGATGCTgatcagtacgacagaaaatcttcatcacctcatcatgacgagagcagatgttctcctggagcttcttggagggggccaccagcttgtgtttctttaatggagctgcatcatagtgaggttggaggtgtttctcacagtaagaggCTGTTTAGACCCTGTTTATggtccaaaacaagttaagcaaatgaatgaatcaagcggCGATTTACATTTCAATAGGTGTTTTGGGcatttacccaatatatctgtaaatgatgttcatcgacttgtcgatatttttcccccgcgcctcagagcaaaagagaaaagggattcaaatgttatatttctcagtaTCTGTAAAcagcggtccctcgtttatcgcaggtgttatgttctaaaaataaccagcgataggtgaaatcaagaaagcaattttattttttgacggtgcaaaacgtttcatcGACATCGTCGACATACAGTAGGCTACtacacttcagagtcacactgctagcgatcgatgcagcgattctgtactgtacagaaGAAACGTTCACGGAGGAGATCGTCTGCAGCGATCAGGACGCAGGACACaatgtgatgtaaaaaaaaaaaagaaacgcatgcaaacttgcactaaaaatctgcgaaacagcgaggtgaaaggtgaactgcgttatagcgagggaccactgtaattttgaaggtaagtcacaacatacccttcgtaaatactaatgtatagaaactCTTACCAGCaattattcattttttgtgtggctttttttcacggtttgttgacatgctgtgtaggtgtgtacttgaCTAGCTGATATCGACATAACGGGGGAAACATCTGGTTTGACTATTCTTCACCTGTAGTttaaatgctgaacatttgcctgtttaaatcataagaccagtcactatacagagatgtgcttctgaatgtggacgatgtgtcttcTGATTTTGTGATGTAGTTCTGCCTGTGTTGAGTTATGTAAACAACTGATCGATCTacacaagggcgtagatttggttttggcattggtggggacggatgattcgaccaccgaaccctgccctgtttctttttttttcctttttgtctttgcttcttgataaaaaaaaaaaaggagaaatatacttgcctacatatgctattctacatgcttttaaaccatttagaattaaaattcatagttttatatgtgaattatataatgttaaattactattaaacaaatgactgactaagtattttagactttagtttacttcagccatattccatatatatcaggtatcatacaaaaataaaaatagagtcatgacaataaaagaatatgactttaaggacttaacaacattagtTCAGTTATAGTGCACCcacatctctgatacattagcactaagggaacactgaatgacctgctggtttttgtccataaaactactcatctaagattaccacaaattaaaagatctctcagcaaaattatgcaacattttaggcactattgccccgatcaaatcagtgagctgggattttttattctaaacatgaactactgttacagcaacacacatggattactggtgccccacacaacaactcaatgtccactatgtgaaggagccaaacacatgccttctcctctggttaaccagtgttgggcaagttactttgaaatagtaattcaattatagttactagttacttcttcaaaaaagtaactgagttagtaactgagttacaatattctaaaagtaattaattacttggaaaagtaactattgcgttactttaaaaaaaacaaaacgtttaaccctctggggtccagggtataattggccatttttttactactcttgattttccctccacatattacctttaaaaactatttgctttgccttgtttggtatcattcttttcagcacaacctcacgtgcctgaatttacagttatgttctcattttgtcatactgtataaccagaattgatctaaaatcagacaaaaaacataaaatcagagtagaaaaagttatatttttactgtaacaaccataaacatatttaatgaatcatatttcataacttcaaatgcaaatattaattgtcaattttaaaatcctatgcagaagttttgcaaacaacaaagttatttgcatccatttaccttttaccctttttttaaataaccatttcaaactatttaaagaacaatcagctgttcttcaataagatgccacacaaattatttgtgccactccaaaaaaataatttctgtccactacaaaggagaacatcacagcctgatacctgcaggtctgacagcagcaggtgtatcactcctgtttctacctggagacagcagtcgcctcattgttctgacacacaacacaaaactatccacaacactacacactaactacacaagacaacacattaactacacactccaaacacactaaacgtcacaaatctctcacatctcaaaagtggctctctctcttttcctgctctctctctctctttctctcgccgtcactcctaaaacttcccctgttttgttttgtttttttgctcataagcagagagtgcttgctagcgctaacgtggcgaaactattgaggaaaaaacgccgcctatatattgtttatcatgactctggttttacgtggcctatcaacacaatttaaaaactggcaccttgttgctttgtctttaagtggtcatgtgattgacttaccacgactactttattcttcctcagtcaaacagcagcactcatgcgattgttttgcctcctgagctccaggtgttgtgctagacagtgatcgtgattaccgtccgcgggagcgcgcagctgcttaaagctgtagcgtccagattacttacagctacttccgtgcagctgatataagatgcggtaagctgaacacagcttcaaccatctgtttgttgaaaaatagtaacggacagcgtttccttgttagtaactgtaacgccgttgtaacgataggaatagtaattagttagattactcgttactgaaaaacgTAACGCCGTTattaacgccgttacttgtaacgccgttattcccatcactgtggTTAACTGagatatttgttttacatctatactgtccagtctctcctggtggacatggtacagcctctgtaaactaatatcctggcttgctcgaggctccgttttctctgacagtttcaatcaaaattagaaatgctactctgagactgagagaaccaatagtgctgcctgttgtgcagttggtttccaaaacacgttattcatggttacatacatttttagactgatgtgggccaaagcctagcatagcctgtaacgttattatgacggacacattttatgagtgaacttgactttaagtgacttacaggtttctttgaaaaatactttcttatatccaggttcttcctttttgctgccatcctcctctcctccttgcaggtcctcgcagcgcaggcttgccgctgctaaaactaaacagagctccctgaaaggtacagccaatcacattggccatatttgtcacatgaggtaggactccagtagagaacgtaatttaactctttctgcaccgctgggtgaatgagacgttgacagatcgttttttttttcctttctattgggtttgtttttctttactcgaagagatcaaattattggtggggacatgtcccttccgtccatgccaaaccTACGCCCTTGGATCTACACTCTTTAAGCGTCAAAAttgatcattagattttttatgatacgacagtggtgagtgttcccaccttctgctctttgtaacttaaATGCGATCTTTCCGTTtttgagttttggacatgattttggagtatatctttGCAGTAGCGATTGAccacaaagtaaagctaccggaaacGTACAGCCCTACATCCggtctcaaaccaggaagttagcattttctcatGCACAGGGTCTATAGCATTACTGCCGATCAGCCAGTAGATGGCAGCGATCTGCTAAACCAGGATCCAAAAAACTGACGCTGTCAATTCAGCTGTAGGGTGGGCGATCATAATGCAGCAGTTAATTTAAAGTTGTAGATTCATTCTTAATATATTTTGGCAACCAAACAGGACcatgttgaaaagccttgagtttttttatgtttgtgctcACCAGAAATGAAAGCACAAGAGGAGTTTTCCATTGAGCACAAAAATGGTTCTGAAGCTGAAGATGAACCTGTTTGTTCCTGATTAATGGTTCAGGATTTAGATTTAAGTTATTGTTCCCTCTCCATCAACCAGAAAGTGTTTTGGGTCAGTTACCCTCTATCTTAATAAGTGCTTTAAGTAtttgctacataaataaaagtgacAGACATTCCTTTACATCCACTAGataaaataatatttctgtCATTGTAAAAAATCCATAAACACATATCTAAATGAACATGTTAATCTCCATTAATGTTTTGCTTTAATTTGTAGTGCTGTTGCTCCATTAGTGCTGCTGCTATGGTTCCTCTCTCCTACAATTTCTGTCGCCATGTAAGCTCCACCTCGCAGAGTTTGATTTCATTACACTGATATTTGCAGTTCTTTCCATAACTCCTATGTAGGACCAGAAGAGTCAAAacgcataaaattaaaattcttCATTAATCCCCCCCACCACCCCCATGGTCCCGAGTTCTGGAACGAATCAATTTGCAGTCTTCCTTTAAAGCTCGCTCCGCCTCTTTTCCACCTCTTGGCTCCTCAATCAAGGGACTGGAGCAGCTGCAACAAAGGTAActtagaaaacaaagattaaatcacacataacagtgtaaactaaaatgtgcgCACTTATTTTAGAATGCAGTGTTATGTATGTGAATTAATTCTACATCAAAACCAGTTATTTATTGTCCTGTAAATTAAttcctatatttaaagaaagacaaatgtgaatgcAATGTTATGTATAAGCCTCTACACTAATATGGTGAAtattaccactgtgtggctgtaagTGCAGCCATCACATATTGACAAATGAATTAGCTTTGGAATTAACGATAGGATTAGCTCCTATATTAGCTAACAGAGCATGGATATATCATTGATATATTAAGAATATGAAGGGACTGCAAGGAAATGTAGAGCTGAACGTCCGAGTGTGCGCCTGTGGGCAGCCTAACCACCTGTTGAAGGCAACATGCTAACATGACTGTCTGATCatctttgcttaaaaaaaataagtccCAACAGTATTAGCTAGGTACTGTTTTTAGTAAGCTAATGTGCTCTTCAGAAATAAAGCTCAAACTGTAAGAagcagcactgagccctgttatATGTATACatagtgttagagcaatggctgcagtCTACAGCCATTAAATtgtgattaaaatgctgacagtaaatatATCAGCATGTTGAAGAACTTCAACTTCAACATTTCAAAGCCTGAAGTGTCAGACATGACATTTTAAATCGTTATGCATTTGCCATTTTCATAGTTCAAGTCGAAGGAGCTTGGAAGCgtctggatgactgagaaccttcacagacatatgttCAACAgctcattaaaataaatatttgtagaCATGGCAAAGACAACCTGTTGAAAGTCAGACTGAGAATCAGGGGGAAGATTAAAtctgatttaagtgactttggaCACTGCTGGTCTGCCCTGCTGATGTCAGAggagtggacactctttcaatgatgaggatgtataAATGCTGAACAGAGAGGAACGCTGAGTGTTGAGTCAAGGAggacatttatgtgaaaagggaaagatgaTCGCTGAATCAAGGAGGGGGCCTCTTTCCCCTGTGTGAATGCTGAGACTGCAATGATCAAATaatattgacaatttatcaATACTGCTAAATCTAGAATTGAATTAATAACTGCTCATAGAGGGTCAAActaacactgcagcatcactgagtgATGTGCCACCACTGTAGATCTGGCCCTGCTTAGTACATTACTCACTACAAAATTGCTGTCTTTGTAGAACGTTTGGTATTCATTAAATGTAGTAAATGTGTTCCTTTATCAATTTATCAATGAAGTCATATTAGACttgggctgctgttgtgttgctttgaacatgtatttttggggggttaaaaaatgtggtttatttgtttaataactAATTTTGaccaataaactttatttatttaaacatgcaCCATTGTGTGGTCTTTCTTTATTTGTGACTCCTTGATGATCTACTGTGATGTCCTGCCTCCATGCACTTATGCAATTAATTGCTAGACGGGTATATTTATTAACAATATTATATTAGGGAAATTTTCCTATtcatatttttgacctggggtagaattgattgtgaaatggaaagggaaaatgcttatgaacttgcaaattaacaacatgatgcatttaaggtaaccctttttcgtttttatttatttaagaagagaatttgttccactgtgcCATGTAACCTTAAAGCTCTCAAGACTGAGATTACGTTGCTGAACCCTGACCGCTGACGTGCCAAATCAGCTGGATTAGCTATCAACTTTGGTGTGTAACTGTATAGTGtcaaaaatgtattgatagtgGGGGTCTGCCTTTCATTAAATGAGGAGTGAAAGCTGCGTCAGCCAGGAACAGGAAGCCACAGTTACTAGTCTGGGGAGAGGACAGGCCTCCCAACTCAAGAATAGAATTAGTGGAAAACTACTGAGGAGGGGGACACAGGGCAGCCACTGACTCTTCTCCTCCAGCTGGGATATGACGGATTTCCCTGTGGCCTTAACGCTACAGAACTCCATTAGTTCAAATGTACATGAATCAAAATGGTTATGAAATGAGTAATGAATAAATACatggtaaaataaatagcaGTACGGGTTCAGCTTGGAGTAAAATGTGTATCCTTGAAATCACCGATGTCAATTCAACTGGCCTAGATTTAGTCAGGTAAGGTTGTAGACTAGAGCATTTCAAGTGGATTATGTTGGTCaggtatcattaaaatatacagTTTACTACCACTACAACAGCCAGTGTAggctttcaaaaaataaaaatgtgatgtGTTGTATTATGAAGATATGATTGTAAATATTGAGTTGTTAATATTTGTATTGTTGTCTTTTCTGGAGTTGCAGACTTGTGAAGACATCACTAATGTGCATCACAATACTATACAAGTCATAAATGTAATGAGTAAAATGAGGGGAAAGTGTGTGCTTCAATAATAAGGACATTCTGAATGATAGAGTGGTGAGTGAGTGTGAGGAAGGAGCTCTTGTGTGTTGCTGTGGTGGCTCTGAGAAGAGCCGTTGTTGAGTGTGAGAGTGGTGGCAGCTCACTTCTTCTTGACTTTGGGCTTGGCGGGGGACTTCTTTGCTGCGGGAGCCTTCTTCAGCACCTTCTTGGGGCTCTTTACTGACCACAGGAGTgggttcagtgagagactgagatgaCCAAAAATCCCCTCTGAACaccacaggaaatcattcctaccTACCTCCGGTACAAGTCCTCTTACGCACAGCACTTTATATAATGCAACTATTGTAGCATTATATAAAGGCAGATAAAAAGGTGGCACGGAGCCATCAAATTAAGAATTAGATTGAAGAAGTTTTGATGGAAATTCCTCTGGGCATTGCTAGGAAAGCTGGATGGGAAGGACACAGCAGGGCCTGCCTGTGGCATAGGCAGTATAAGCAAAATAGTGTCATCCATCAAGGGGCACCACGCGTGAGGAAAGAGTACAAAAAAGTGATGATATCAACTCACATCTTTCTTTGTATACATTTTGGCATTAATTAGCCAATTTTTGCCCTCTAATAGCCCAACAAACAAGCCCTTGGTATCCTAGTTAGTCTAGTTGTGTGTTAAAGTGCACATCCAGTCAGGTGGGTCTGTCATTTTAACCATGTGCAGTACACAGTGGAGCAGGAGGATGGTGCTGCATATGACAGGACAACATGAATGTATGTATGAAGAACCTGCTACAAAATGAAACGtgactgtgcaaaaaaaaaaaaaaaaaaaaaaaaaaaaaaaaaaaaaaaaaaaaaaaagtatacttCGAACTAAAACGACGTGTTAAATACAAATTCGCATTAATTCTGTTTGTAGTGAGTTTGTCTTTCCACAATGTAAAAAGCAGGAACACATCTCTGTACAGCGGATTAATACCACCCAGTGAGACGGAGGTGCACATCCGCGATTCTAGTAGTCACAACATAGCCTGATTGACGGTAGGAATTTTGCTCGTTAGTTTAGTGTGTGGCTCTGAAAAGAGCCGTTGTGTTGACGTCTGACGGCCAGTCCGTTTATTTGGAGCTGGTGTACTTGGTGACGGCCTTGGTGCCCTCAGACACGGCGTGCTTGGCCAGCTCACCGGGGAGGAGCAGGCGCACTGCGGTCTGGATCTCCCTGGACGTGATGGTGGAGCGTTTGTTGTAGTGGGCCAGGCGAGATGCCTCGGCAGCGATGCGCTCGAAGATGTCGTTGACAAACGAGTTCATGATGCTCATGGCTTTGGAGGAGATCCCGGTGTCGGGGTGGACCTGCTTCAGCACCTTGTACACGTAGATGGCGTAGCTCTCCTTCCTggtctttctcttcttcttgccGCCCTTGCCGGCGGTCTTGGTCACGGCTTTCTTGGAGCCCTTCTTGGGCGCTGACTTGGCGGGTTCAGGCATTTTCTTTCCTCGATACTCGACGAATGAGCTCCGTGACTGAGAGCAGCGCTTTTTATACAGGCTGTATGCTAATACCACTGCGCAGGCCCTCGGATCTCATTGGTGGAGCCGCACAGTGGGCCGGACGTTGTGTTGGAGGGAATTTATGAATTTTGCTGAAACAGGCGCGCATCTAACAAAGACAGTGGACTGTGTGATTGTGTCCTCGTTTGCTGAGACTGTCATTTGTTCTAAATGAGCAGTaaatgtagagctctgtgtggcAGATATGGATGTGTTAGTATCAGTATTATCTTCAGCCAACAATGAAATCATTTGAATAACAATTCCACCTGGTttcgtgtctctgtgtttctgtagcGCCCATGTaacctggtgatagtcacagtttacCGTCACCAGCACACAGCTTTAAAACTTCGCTGAGTTTTAGCTCTGAGTGGAGATTAAACACTGGGCATAATTAGGTAACTGCATAGTTTTACTGAAGTCTAATATGTCTCACTGGAGCGCACATATTAGACTGAACTTAGactgaagagagaaagagagagggagagcaaaCAGTGCGTTGCATTTCCACAGGAACATGGGCAAAAGTATTCATTTGGTGATTTATTCTAATATATAAATGCTgttctgtttcattttaatctgctgctgagtctctttgATGCTGATGGAtaacacagaacacacagcaagaacacctgttcagccaatcaca
The sequence above is a segment of the Oreochromis aureus strain Israel breed Guangdong linkage group 3, ZZ_aureus, whole genome shotgun sequence genome. Coding sequences within it:
- the LOC120439488 gene encoding histone H2B 1/2; translation: MPEPAKSAPKKGSKKAVTKTAGKGGKKKRKTRKESYAIYVYKVLKQVHPDTGISSKAMSIMNSFVNDIFERIAAEASRLAHYNKRSTITSREIQTAVRLLLPGELAKHAVSEGTKAVTKYTSSK